A genomic stretch from Terriglobales bacterium includes:
- a CDS encoding aminotransferase class I/II-fold pyridoxal phosphate-dependent enzyme — protein sequence MSRRLTAVGVRKARADSTHCVHAGEERHGQRASLATDIAQTAVFVLPELDALRRISEGKDQGYIYTRYANPTTEAAEKKIAALEGGDGCVVTASGMAAILVTVLATCRAGDEIVSMLDIYGGTLKLFEDVLARFGIRTRFVPYKDLGKLPRFFSKNTRMLFLETPTNPTLRCVDVAKLAAVGRKRRACVVVDNTFATPILQKPLELGADVVVHSATKYLGGHSDVTAGAIVGCAVFIKEARQAMLQSGASLAPLASYLLTRGLKTLELRVERACRSAERIAEALRRHPKVRRVMYPGFPENEGHEAARRQMRDFGMMVALEMKGGGPAAERFIDGLKLWYLATSLGGVESTVSYPLLSSHVGTSRERLRLMDVSEATVRLSVGIEDAQDLIADLRQALARA from the coding sequence ATGAGTCGCCGCCTAACCGCCGTCGGCGTCCGCAAAGCGCGCGCCGACTCCACTCACTGCGTCCATGCAGGCGAGGAGCGCCACGGGCAGCGGGCGTCCCTGGCCACCGACATCGCCCAGACCGCGGTCTTCGTCCTGCCGGAGCTGGACGCGCTGCGCCGCATCTCCGAGGGGAAGGATCAGGGCTACATCTACACCCGCTACGCCAACCCCACCACCGAGGCGGCGGAGAAAAAGATCGCGGCGCTCGAGGGCGGCGACGGCTGCGTCGTGACGGCGAGCGGCATGGCAGCCATCCTGGTGACGGTGCTGGCCACCTGCCGGGCGGGCGACGAGATCGTCTCCATGCTCGACATCTATGGAGGCACGCTCAAGCTCTTCGAGGACGTGCTGGCGCGCTTCGGGATCCGCACGCGCTTCGTCCCGTACAAAGACCTGGGCAAGCTTCCGCGGTTCTTCAGCAAGAACACTCGCATGCTGTTCCTGGAGACGCCCACCAACCCCACACTGCGCTGCGTGGACGTCGCGAAGCTGGCGGCCGTGGGGCGGAAGCGCCGGGCGTGCGTGGTGGTAGACAATACCTTCGCCACGCCTATCCTGCAGAAGCCGCTGGAGCTGGGCGCGGATGTGGTTGTGCACTCGGCCACCAAGTACCTGGGCGGGCACAGCGATGTGACAGCGGGCGCCATCGTGGGCTGTGCTGTATTCATCAAAGAAGCACGGCAAGCCATGCTGCAATCCGGGGCATCGCTGGCGCCGTTGGCTTCGTACCTGCTCACTCGTGGACTGAAGACGCTGGAGCTGCGGGTGGAGCGCGCCTGCCGCAGCGCGGAGCGCATCGCCGAGGCGCTGCGCCGCCATCCCAAGGTGCGGCGGGTGATGTATCCCGGATTTCCCGAGAACGAAGGCCACGAGGCCGCCCGGCGGCAGATGCGCGACTTCGGGATGATGGTGGCCTTGGAGATGAAAGGCGGCGGCCCCGCCGCGGAGCGGTTCATCGACGGGCTGAAGCTCTGGTACCTGGCCACCAGCCTGGGCGGGGTGGAATCCACGGTCTCCTATCCGCTGCTTTCCTCGCACGTGGGGACCTCGCGCGAGCGGCTGCGACTGATGGACGTCTCGGAAGCGACGGTGCGGCTTTCCGTCGGCATCGAGGATGCACAGGACCTGATCGCCGACCTGCGTCAGGCCCTGGCGCGAGCGTAA
- a CDS encoding LysM peptidoglycan-binding domain-containing protein: MTLRKPYLLLPVLGGLVLGLSSCETAESKRHTATPPPAATAPALTASPAPDPPAKPQEKPAPKADPVEALIAQAEKEYKAGQENYSAGHLDAAKQNFDRAVTLLLEGPVPVSSDRRLQREFEKIVEGVHGLELLALKEGDGFNEQKAEPAPIDEASEVTFPVDPNFANRATADVKSTPSDLPLVMNDIVASYVNFFSRSPKGHGTAVHSLTRAGRYREMISRILREEGVPQDLIYLAQAESGFKNLALSRAGARGMWQFMAGRASEYGLERNWWVDERQDPEKATRAAARHLRDLYTQFGDWYLALAAYNSGPGNVQKGVERTGYADFWELYRRDALPRETKNYVPIIIAATIVAKNPAQYGLDNVIPEVAPEVDTVTVDYPVDLRLVAACVDGSVEVLQELNPSLLRMTTPKQASFDLKLPGGTAEKYQAAIAAIPVDKRVSWRYYKVAPGDTLQSVAKRYRTSAAAITDANDLEGGELAPDSKLILPMAPGRSLDDPEHMAFSKRPTRYRARKGDTVLSVADDFGVPPANLRKWNHLKGNELRKGRALVIYRPAGESEAGGSSGKPSKSRNKSGLQTSQGGKQVHIVKPGETLFSIAAANNTTVEALRRDNRRAPTHLQPGDKLVIHREP; this comes from the coding sequence ATGACGCTGCGCAAACCGTACTTGCTCTTGCCCGTTCTTGGCGGCCTGGTCCTGGGGCTTTCCTCCTGCGAGACCGCGGAGAGCAAGCGGCACACCGCCACGCCGCCGCCCGCGGCTACCGCGCCCGCGCTCACCGCATCCCCGGCGCCTGATCCGCCTGCCAAGCCGCAAGAGAAGCCGGCTCCCAAGGCGGACCCGGTCGAAGCCCTCATCGCGCAGGCGGAGAAGGAGTACAAGGCTGGACAGGAGAACTACAGCGCGGGGCACCTGGATGCCGCGAAGCAGAACTTTGACCGCGCCGTGACCCTGCTGCTGGAGGGTCCGGTGCCGGTGAGCTCCGACCGGCGGCTGCAGCGCGAGTTCGAGAAGATTGTGGAGGGAGTCCATGGACTGGAGCTGCTGGCGCTGAAGGAAGGCGACGGCTTCAACGAGCAAAAGGCGGAACCGGCGCCCATCGACGAAGCCAGCGAAGTCACCTTCCCGGTGGATCCGAACTTCGCCAACCGGGCCACGGCGGACGTGAAGTCCACGCCGTCCGACCTGCCGCTGGTGATGAACGACATCGTGGCCAGCTACGTGAACTTCTTTTCCCGCAGCCCCAAGGGGCATGGCACGGCGGTGCATTCGCTCACGCGCGCCGGGCGCTATCGCGAGATGATCTCGCGCATCCTGAGGGAAGAGGGCGTTCCGCAGGATCTGATCTACCTGGCGCAAGCCGAATCCGGGTTCAAGAACCTGGCGCTCTCGCGCGCCGGGGCGCGGGGCATGTGGCAGTTCATGGCCGGGCGCGCCAGCGAGTACGGCCTGGAGCGCAACTGGTGGGTGGACGAGCGCCAGGACCCGGAGAAGGCCACGCGGGCTGCGGCCCGCCACCTAAGGGACCTGTACACGCAGTTTGGGGACTGGTACCTGGCGCTGGCGGCGTACAACTCCGGCCCGGGGAACGTGCAGAAGGGCGTGGAGCGCACCGGCTACGCCGACTTCTGGGAGCTCTATCGCCGGGACGCCCTGCCCCGTGAGACCAAGAATTACGTGCCCATCATCATCGCCGCCACCATCGTGGCCAAGAATCCAGCACAGTACGGCCTGGACAACGTCATCCCGGAGGTCGCGCCGGAGGTGGATACGGTCACGGTGGACTATCCCGTGGACCTGCGACTGGTGGCGGCGTGCGTGGACGGCTCAGTGGAGGTTCTGCAGGAGCTGAACCCCAGCCTGCTGCGCATGACCACGCCCAAGCAGGCCTCCTTCGACCTGAAGCTGCCCGGCGGCACGGCGGAGAAATACCAGGCGGCAATCGCCGCCATCCCGGTAGACAAGCGAGTGTCGTGGCGCTACTACAAAGTCGCCCCCGGCGACACGCTGCAGAGCGTGGCAAAACGATATCGAACGAGCGCGGCCGCCATCACCGACGCCAACGACCTGGAGGGCGGCGAACTCGCGCCCGATAGCAAGCTGATCCTGCCGATGGCGCCGGGCCGCAGTCTGGATGATCCCGAGCACATGGCCTTCTCCAAGCGGCCGACCCGCTACCGCGCCCGCAAGGGCGACACGGTGCTCTCCGTAGCCGACGACTTCGGCGTCCCCCCTGCGAACCTGCGCAAGTGGAACCACCTCAAAGGCAACGAGTTGCGCAAGGGCCGCGCGCTGGTGATCTATCGCCCGGCAGGGGAGAGCGAGGCCGGTGGCAGCTCGGGGAAACCCTCCAAGTCCCGCAACAAGAGCGGGTTGCAAACCTCCCAGGGCGGGAAGCAGGTCCACATCGTCAAGCCGGGCGAGACCCTCTTCAGCATCGCGGCCGCCAACAACACTACGGTCGAGGCGCTGCGCCGCGACAACCGGCGGGCCCCCACTCACCTGCAGCCCGGCGACAAGCTGGTCATCCACCGCGAGCCCTGA
- a CDS encoding S24 family peptidase: MKVKAMQENLRKALWARIEAGELTGLRLAQQTGFKQAHISNFLNRKRQLSIAGMDKVLTVQHMSALDLLDPDEINKRASILPPTEGEFENVLLVEGEVAAGEPLITNENVKDILKFKKSFLQKLRAEPETVRDDWRRFVLVKVDARDGVSMYPRLLPGATVLVDRHYNSLKPYRKSEQNMYAVKKEGGCTVKYLELAGKNLVLRPHNQAYPVDVITIEEDKTFADYIVGRVCHVTIET, translated from the coding sequence ATGAAAGTCAAGGCGATGCAGGAGAACCTTCGTAAGGCGCTGTGGGCGCGCATCGAGGCGGGCGAGCTCACCGGCCTGAGGCTGGCCCAGCAGACCGGCTTCAAGCAGGCGCACATTTCCAACTTCCTGAACCGCAAGCGGCAGTTGAGCATCGCCGGCATGGATAAGGTGCTGACGGTGCAGCACATGTCCGCGCTCGACCTGCTCGACCCGGACGAGATCAACAAGCGCGCCAGCATTCTGCCCCCCACCGAGGGCGAGTTCGAGAACGTGCTCCTGGTGGAGGGCGAGGTAGCCGCGGGCGAGCCCCTGATCACCAACGAGAACGTGAAGGACATCCTCAAGTTCAAGAAGAGTTTCCTGCAGAAGCTGCGGGCCGAGCCGGAGACGGTGCGCGACGACTGGCGCCGCTTCGTGCTGGTCAAGGTGGACGCCCGCGACGGCGTGAGCATGTATCCCCGCCTGCTCCCCGGCGCCACCGTGCTGGTGGACCGCCACTACAACTCGCTCAAGCCCTACCGCAAGAGCGAGCAGAATATGTACGCGGTGAAGAAGGAGGGCGGCTGCACCGTGAAGTACCTGGAGCTGGCGGGCAAGAACCTGGTGCTGCGCCCCCACAACCAGGCCTATCCCGTGGACGTGATCACCATCGAGGAGGACAAGACCTTCGCCGACTACATCGTCGGCCGCGTCTGCCACGTGACCATCGAGACCTGA